In the genome of Halobacteriovorax sp. DA5, the window CTTAAATCATCATCTTTTGAAGTACCAATTATTAGTATCGGAAATCTATCGCTAGGTGGAACAGGAAAAACACCTTTTACGCTTTGGATTGGTAATTATTTGAATGATATTTTAAATAAAAAGACGATGGTTCTAACGAGAGGCTATAAGGGCGAATTAGAGAACTCAAGTGGAATCATTAAAACGGGAAAGAAAATCAGTGAAAACCCTTTTGTTTTTGGTGATGAGGCACTTGTTTTAAGTCGCAATCTAAAGAATGCTAGTGTTGTTGTTGGTGCAGACCGAAGTGATAATTTAAGACGATATTATGAAGAAGAAAAAGCAGATGTTGTTCTTCTTGATGATGGGTTTCAGCATTTAAAAATCAACCGCAATTTGAATATCGTTCTTTTCGACTCTCTACTTCCAATGTCGAAGTATCATTGTCCTCCTAGGGGATACTTAAGAGAGGGCGTAAGTGCTCTAAGAGAAGCGGATATTGTTCTATTTGGTAGGGCAGATCTTGTAACTGAAGATAAACTTGAAAGGTTAGAAAGTTATATTCTTAAAAACTGTAAACCGAATACGCCGAGCGGTTTTTTTAAGTATGCTCCAAGTGCAATTAAGAACCTCTTACATGAAGAAGATTATGCTTTGACTGACTTAAAAGGAAAAAGTGTCATTTGTGTATCGGGACTTGCATCTCCTGAGGCGTTCTTAAAGTTAGTTAAGCAACTTGATGCAAATATAGTTGACGATTTTAATTTTCCTGATCACCACCTTTATAAAGTTAGTGAGTTAGAAGGCTTAGTGGAACTAGCACAAGAAAAGGATGCCATCATTCTTACAACTGAGAAAGATATTGTTAAAATGAAGAGGTGTTCTAGTAGTGAGAGAATTCACTACCTACAAATTGGTATCGAGTTTATAAAAGGTGAACAATTTGTAAAAGATAAAATCAACTCGGTTGTTAGAGGTTAGAGTGAGAAATATTTTTTCTTTAAGTCTTTTGGCTTTATTACTTTTTGGTTGTGCTGGTGCACTTATGAAAAGTGATAGCGATGATATGGATCTAGTGGAAATTTTCTCTGATGAGGAAAGTAAGACTTTAGAGAAGTTTAAAACGACTGAAGTCGAAGAGCCTGCTCCGACACCGACTCCCTTTTCTTCTTCAATTGAAGAGAAGGAGATTGAGAAAGTTGCAAAGAAAAAAGAAAAAGTTGTTAAAGCTAAGTCTGTTGTTAAAGCGGCTCCAAAGGTAAAAACTAATCCTCAAGAAAAAGAAGATTACCCAAAAGCATTTTTAAAATTTGATAAAGAATCAAAGAAATATTGGGATTCATATAAGCCGATCTTCTTTGTTGGTGAAGAATTCAAATATGAGATTACTTGGTCAATCTTTAAGGCGGGGATCGCAACGATTACAACACAACCGATGGCACTGATCGGAGAAAAAGAAGTTCTTCATGTAAATGCTCTTTTAGAATCTGCTGAATATTTTGAAGGTATCTATAAGCTTAAAGATACTCTTGATGTTTATGTCGATGCGGACCATGGAAAATTCTCTTCTTTAAAGTATGAAATGAAGCAGCGTGAATCAGGACAGGTTGTGGATGATCTTCAACTATTTGATCATGACGAACTGAAGACCTACTTTTTTTATAATCGTCTGAAGAAAGGAAAAACAAAGAAGATTAAGAAAGTAGACTCTCTACCACGATACTTTACTGATTCTTTTTCCGCTCTTTATTTTATTCGCGGTATTCCAATGAAGATTGGAACAAGCTTTGATTTTCCAATTATTACAAGAGGTAAGGCGTGGCTTTTAAAAGCGACTGTCGATGAAATAGAAGATATCACTATTATGGGAAAAGCTTATCAAGCTTATAAGATAACTGCCCAAACACAATTTCCTGGGGTTCTAAAGAAATCTGGCGATATAAATTTTTGGATTTCAACTGATGAAACTAGGACTGTACTTAAGTTCTCTGCAAAGGTTAAAATTGGAACTGTAAAAGGAGAGCTTATCTCTCATAAAGCGGGAAAGGATACTGGTAAGTAAAGTTAATGGTTAATATTTTTAGAAAACAACAAAATATTCTTTATGTTTCTCCAACCTATAGTTCAGGTTCGAAGGAGCGCATGCTCTTAAGAGATAGTATTTTGTTAAAAGAAATTGGCCATAATATCTTCATTTACTGCTTAAAAGACTCGTTCTTGCATAGAGAGTGTAAAAAGGCCGGGATCGATTGTATTTTCCATACAGGTACAACTAAGTTAAGAGTTTGGAATTGGTATAAGCTTTCAAAACTTAGAGGAATAATAAAGCGTTACGATATTAATATCGTTCACTGCTATCAATTAAATTTCCTATGGCCGCTGGCCTCGTTCTTAAGAAAGAGAAATTTAACAGCACTCTTTTTCACGATTAATTTTGAAGTGAGTAAATTCTATAAACAGTTTTGGTATCGTCGCCTGATAGGAAGAATTGATCTGATCTTTATTCCTTTTAGAGAGATGATTGATTCAATTAATACTCATATGGATGTGCCTGTACGTAAGATTTATTCTTCTGGCCTTGGTGTTGATAAGATTAACTTTGAGAAAAAATATACTTTTGATGAGGAAAACTTAATTCACCTTTCTTGTTGGGTTAATGATCACGAAGTTGAGTTAAATGATCTCTCAGTTTGCTTAGAGGCTTTATGGGCCTTGAATTTAGATAATGAGCTACCTAAGAGATTTAAACTGCATATCTTCTCAAATCGAAAGTGGGAGAGAAATATCCTTTATAATCCGATAAAGGATAGAATTGCAGAGTATAAACTTGAAAATTACGTTGAATTTCATGAGCACGATAATATTTATGAAGTACGCTCTGATATCTGGATTTCGTACACGTCAAAATCTCCAATTGAAGACTACGCACTTCTGGCAATCCTTAAAGGAATTCCTACTGCTGTTCCGCGCAATGCTACGACGGAGGAACTTCATCGAATCTACCACGGCTCTCTTGCGACTTACCGTCAAGGTGATGCACGTGAGTTGAGGACTAGAGTTAAAGATATCGTCCAAAATAATACTAAGTATAAGGAATCATGTCTTAAGTCCCGTGATGAGCTATGGAATGAGCACGGTATTGATGGTTATAAATATAACCTATTTAAACTGTACGAAAAGCACCTGAACAAACGCCTAAGGTTCTATAATTAATAAGTTTTTATTGTTGACGTAGGGCCCCAAAAAACTTAAGATGCGCAAAATCAAAAAATTGTAAGTTGTCTTCAGTAGAAGAGATTTACACTAAGGGTTTCCCTTAGAATCAAAAAATATAAGGAATATTGATTGGACACAGTTAATAATCCTTCCATGAGGTAAATTATGACAGATTTAAACAATCTAAAACAATCTTGGATGCAAGGTTACGAAGTTGTTCTTGGTGAAGACATCGAGACAAGAGATGAAACAGAGTTTTCGAAACTACTAGATTCGACAGAAACTCCAACATTTACAGAAGGTGAAGTTTTCAAAGGTAAAATTGTTAACATCTCACCAGATTACGTACTTGTTGACATTGGATACAAGCAAGAAGGTCTTGTTCCAAAAAGAGAATTCACTAACTACGATGGTTCTCTAAAAGTTGCACTTGGTGACGAAATTGAAGTTTATCTTGATAAACTAGAGTCTCACCTAGGTAACCTAGTTCTTTCAATGGACAAAGCTCAAATCCTTAAAGCTTGGGATAAAATTTCTGAAGCATGTGAAGACGGTACTCCAGTTACTGGTACAGTTGTAGCAAAAGTTAAGGGTGGTCTATCTGTTGATATCGGTGTTAAGGCTTTCTTACCTGGTTCACAAATTGATGTTAGACCAACTAGAAACCTTGATAAATTCATCGGTAAAAAGATGGAATTCAAAGTTATCAAGTTTAACAAGAAACGTGGAAACATCGTTCTTTCAAGAAGAGCAATTCTTGCTGAAGAAAGAGGTAAACTACGTGGTGAAGTTCTTTCTCAAATTGAAGAAGGAATGGTTGTTAAAGGTATCGTTAAAAACATCACTGATTACGGTGCATTCATCGATCTAGGTGGAATTGACGGTCTTCTACACATCACTGATATGTCATGGGGACGTGTTAAGCACCCATCAAATATCCTTACTCTTGGTGACGAAATCGAAGTTAAGATCCTTAAGTTTGATAAAGAAAAAGAAAGAGTTTCTCTTGGTCTTAAGCAAGTTCAAGAAAACCCTTGGGAAGCTGCTCAAGATAAGTATGTTGCAGGAACAAAAGTTAAAGGTGAAATCGTATCTGTTAAAGATTACGGTATCTTCATCGAGCTTGATGACGGAATCGAAGGTCTAATCCACGTTTCTGAAATGTCTTGGACAAACTCTATCAAGAACCCAACTAAGCACTTCACTGTAGGTGAAATCGTTGAAGCACAGGTTCTAGAAGTAGACGTAGAAAACAAGAGAATTTCTCTTGGTATCAAGCAACTTCAAGAAAACCCATGGGATGCTCTAGAAGCTAAGTTCCCTGTAGGTTCAAAAGTTACTGGTAAAGTTAAATCAATCGTTGAATTTGGTATCTTCGTTGACCTTGGTGAAGAAGTAGATGCTCTAATTCACGTATCTGATTTCTCTTGGACTAAGAAAAATATCAACCTAAACGATGATTACAAAGTTGGTGATGAGATTGAAGCTGCTGTAGTTTCAGTTGATAAAGAAAACCAAAAATTCTGTCTAGGTGTTAAGCAACTTAAAGAAGATCCTTGGAAGAAAATTGAAACAAGACTTCCAGTTGGTACAATCGTTGAAGCTCAAATCGTTAGAGTAACTGATTTTGGTGCTTTCGTTGAACTTGAAACTGGTATCGAAGGTCTAGTTCACATTTCTGAACTATCTGAAGATAGAGTTGAGAAGCCAGAAGACGTAGTTAAGAAAGGTGACGTAGTTAAAGCTATGGTTATCTCTCTAGATAAAGATGCGAAGAAAATCGCTCTTTCTATGAAGTCTGCTCTAAACTCTGATACTCAGGGAATGCAACAAGAAGTAGTTAAGTCTGCAACTCTTGGTGATGTTCTTAAAGGTTTCAACCTTGGAAATGACGAGTAATCTACTACTTAAATAGTTGATTATACGAGGCCACCCCTAGGGTGGCCTTTTTTATGCCCGCGGACGCATGTCCAGGATGGAATTTATATTTATTCTTTCTTCAAACTCAGTTCTCCGTTAAAATATATTTATGCACAAAATCACAAAAAATAACTCTGGCTTTACCTTGCTTGAGATTGTTATGGCAGCAGGCCTTTTAGCAATTATAGCACTTGGATTCGCTCGTTTCATGAAGACTCAAATGAAGTCGACAAAGACTGCAATTAATCAAACAGAGCTAAATAACTACGCTAATGCAATTAAGGCCTATATGGCAAAGCCTGGGATCTGTAAAAGGTCTCTAGGAAAGCTTGGGGTGATAGAGAATGATCTCATTCTTGAAGAGATAGTTAGAGCTGATGGTAAGGCAAAGTACACGATAGGAGATAAGGTTAACGGAACGAATTTCGTTCTTTCTTCAATGTATATTTCGAACTTCTATGTGAACAAGGTAGAAGGACAAGACTTTCACCGTGCGGAATTAAAATTAAATTTAGAACTTAATCGTATGAATAATAATGCTTATGGTGGGAAGACGATTATTAAGCGATTTGAGGTTGATCTATTTGTGAATGATTCAAATCGAGTAGAGGACTGCGGGGTTCTGGGTGGAATATATTTACCAAAGATACCTTTTATGAATACTTCTTCGAGTTCCTCAACTGCAGAAACAAGTAGTGGTTCAGATTCAAACCCTAGTGAGAGTGAATCTAGTCAAGAGTCAGTAAATAACGATCTTTCGAAAAAGACTGATTACGATAAGGTCTTTGAGGAATCAATTAACGAAGCGGCCCAGAAAACTGGTCAATCACTGTCACAAGAAGATATTAGTAAGGCCGTAAAAAATAATCCTGAACTTCAAAAGGCAATGGAATCTTTAAAATCTCTTCAAGAGAATACAAAGAAGATGGAAGCTCTTCTCAATGAAGAACTTTGATCTTAATTTATTGATGAACCTTTCCATCTGGAAGACAAATTGAGCACCCTCCATCTTCTTCATCGATATGAGAGGCAATTTCTTCATCCAGCATTTCCTTAAGCTTTTCAACTGTTTCACTTGAGGCACCGAGAGATTCAATAAGAGTTTGCGAGACTGAAGGGATAACTAGCTTAATATCAAGGCCCATTTCTTCCAGCTCTTCAGATTTTTGATAAGCACGATCTGCGTCTTCCATTGAAAACTCATATAAGGTAGAATTGGATAGGTTATCAATAATTTTAATGCGGCTAGACATGTGAACTCCCATTACTCTTATTGATTAAATGTAACATACGAAGGCTTAATCGTGAAAATTAAAAAACTATTCTTTTTATCTAATAACCAAATGATGATAACTGCTATCGAGGCCTTAGGTAGGGAAGTCGGTGGAGATTTCTTCACGCTATCTAATGAAGAAGAGGCCTTTCATTTTATCAGAGATATTGTGCCTGAAGTCATCCTCGTGGATCTTTCGACAATCACGGCCGATACAATTGGAAAAATCGAATCAGAGTTTTGCCAAAATATCCCTGTTGTTCAACTTGTGACGAAGGGTGAAGAGGGTGCTCAGCGTGTTATAGAGGCACCGTTAGATATTGCAAATTTACTTTCTAACCTCGATCGTATTTGTGGAGATTTTAATGGAGAGGGATGAGTTTTACATGTATCTTGGCCTTGCCATTATAATTCTCGTAATCATAGGAACATACTATTGGCGATTTCATTCTTAAAAAATATATTCAAAGGAAAAACTATGTCTAAGATTCGTTGTGCTCACATTCTTGTTGATCAAGAATATGAAGCGAAAGATTTATTAAAAAAGCTTGAAGATGGAAAAACTTTTGAAGAACTTGCAAAAGATTTTTCTAATTGTCCTTCTGGGCAACAAGGTGGAGACCTTGGAGAGTTTGGAAAAGGGATGATGGTGGCACCATTTGAAAAAGCTGCGTTTGCACTAGAAGTTGGAGAGCTCTCTCCAATCGTTCGCACGCAATTTGGTTACCACCTAATTAAGAGAATCTCTTAAGACTTCTACTTCTGTTCTGGGCACTTGCTGTCCAGAACTAGTATTTGCCCTTCCTTATCATTTAATACTAAACAAGAACTTTTCTCATCTTTGATATTCTTAATGATTTCATTGTGGATGGCCATGCAATGTCCATATCCTGGAAGAGTGAAAATATCGTGTCCACGTGTGCTATATAGGTTTAGGCCATTGATAAAACCCTGACAGTCGAGAATGACCTTATCGTAGTTCTTATTTTTGATTGAGAACATGAAGTCCATATCTGTTTTAAAATAAGCTTCAACGTCGATTGTTTTAACTGCTGAAAAGGCAGACCAAGATAGCGTAGATAGAAGTGTTGCGAGTATGATTTTGTTCATACTCGCTCATCGGAATAGTAAAATTTAAATTTAATTTTTTACTTAGACTTCGTCTAGTTCGTCTAGAAGGGGATCGTGAGGTCCGAGCTCAAACTTTTGTAACCCTAATGGATTATAAATAAAGTCAGGTACTCTAACTTGATAGTAGATCCCTTTTTCGTGATTACTTGTTTTAATGACGTTTGTTTTTGAAACCACAATTGAGTGTGCGGCCCCTGCATCATATGGAATAAAGAGATCGTAATTATTCTGCTTTTCTAAAAAGAAGTTAACGATGTATTCACGAAGGTTATCAATTTCATCAGTATTAAAACTAGAGATCACAAAGCTATTAGGATGTTTTCTCTTGATGATAGTTTCAGTAATCTTATCATTTAACTTATCTTTCTTATTGAAGACAATGAAGCGCTCTTTATCAGCAAGTCCAAGTTCACTTAGTACATTATTTGTAACTTCAAGATGCTTTTCGTAATTAGGATCACTAATATCACAAGCGATTATTAGAAGGTCCGCTTCTAGGGCAGATTCAAGAGTTGTCTTGAAACCATCAATAAGAGTGTTTGGAAGGTTTGATAAGAAACCTACCGTATCAATAAGGATCATCGGCGGCTTTGTATCTGGGTTTAACATCCTAAATGTCGAATCAAGAGTCGCAAATAGCTTATCTTCTTCTAAGACGTTTACGCGGCAAAGACGATTCATAAGAGACGACTTCCCAGCATTTGTATAACCAACAAGGGCCGTTGTAATGGCCTTCTTTGAGCGTTTCTTCTTTTGCTCAATACGAGATTTTTCAACTTCCTTAAGTTCTTTCTTGTAGAACTCAATACGCTCGCGAATGATACGACGGTCAAGCTCGATCTGCTGTTCACCCTCTCCACCACGGACACCAATACCACCTTTTTGACGGCCAAGGTGAGACCAGAAACCGGCCAGGCGAGGAAGGATATATTGCAGACGTGAGATTTCAATTTGAATACGTGCTTCTTTTGTACGGGCGTGCTCAGAGAAGATCTCAAGAATAATATGGCAACGGTCAACAACCGACATTCCTGTTAGCTTTTTGATATTTCTAATTTGTGAAGATGTAAGCTCGCAGTCAAAAACAAGAAGAGTCGAGCCTTCAGCTTTTGCATCCATTGCGATTTCTTCAAGCTTTCCTGTTCCTAAGATTGTTCCAGGATCAACAGTCTTCTTATTTTGAATATACTGTTCACCTGTTTCAATATCTAATGTTCGCATTAGTTCTCTTAGCTCTCCAAGTGAACGGAGAGTGTCTTTTTCTGTCGCATGTTCTTTAAACTTTGGACAAACTAAAGATACAAGTGAGGCCTTTGCCTCACGTGAAATAAAAAATTCATTATCAAGCATAAGTAATTTCCACTAATCTGTTATCGATAAGGCGAGTAGGTTTACTTCCTACAAAATATGCACCAGCGATAACAACTTCTTTTGTATTTGATTCAACATCTTCTAAATTAGTACTATCAAGTACTTCAAGATAATCCCAATTTGAATCTTTTAAAGTTTCCTCAAGGATTTCGTTAAGCTGAGCCTGTGCTTCAACCCATGTCGTTCTTGCTAGAAGATTTTCTAGTTCATTTAATTTATTTGGAAGAATAAGAGCAAATTCTTTTTCTTCACTTGTCAGGTAGCCATTTCGTGATGAAAGGGCAAGGCCACTTTCTTCGCGTTTAATTGGCACTGTTTTAATTTCAAGTTCAAGATTTAAGTCATGGGCCATTTTCCTAATGACACAAACTTGTTGATAATCTTTCTGACCAAAGAAAGCCTGGCTTGGTTTAATTAGTGTGAAGAGTTGATAAACAACAGTTGTCACACCACTAAAGTGCGTCGGACGACTTTGTCCACATAGCTTTTGCGTAATACCATCAACTGATACCGTCGTGTTAAAGCCTGCTGGATAAACTTCACTATTATCTTTTGGTAGGAAAACTAATATATCAGCGGCACGATTACCTGCCGTTTCCTTGATTAGGTCAAGGTCTTGTTCTGGTGTTCGAGGGTAGCTATCCAGATCTTCATTTTCTCCAAATTGCTTTGGGTTTACAAAGATTGTGACAACAACTTTATCACAGGTTTCAAGAGCGTTTGTTAGAAGGCTCATGTGACCTGCGTGTAGATTTCCCATTGTTGCAACAAGGCCAAGAGAGTCGTGTGAGACTTCTTTCATTGCTGCAATTAAATCTGATCGCGTTTGAATTAACTTCAAGCTTTAATCCTTTTAAATATTTCTTTTGCTAACTCGATTTTTGATAGCTCACCAGTAAAGGCAATTACGCCATCGTTAAGGATTGTGTAGTAAGCTTCATTATTACCAAAGCCCTTTCGTGAACTCTTACAAAGGCCACTGTCGACATGAGTTCCGATTAAGAGTTTCGTTGGCTTACGATTATATTTTGATTCTAAGACTTCTTTAGAAAGATCTGTTTCAGCAGCAAATCCGACAATAATTTGATTCTCTAACTTATTGGCAACAACATGAGCAAGAACATCTTGGGCCTTTTCAAATTCTAAACTAGAAGATAGGGCTTCCTTCTTTAGTTTACCTTCTGCTGTCTTAAATTTTAGATCACTAATGGCGGCCGTTGAAATATAAGTATCAAATTGATTTTCAAGCGCAAGAACTGCTTCATACATTTCATCCGTTGTGCGAACTGAAATGATTTTAACTCCTGGAAGGCTTTTTAAAAATTGAAATTCTGGACATGAGTTTTGTCCTAGTAGAATTGTCGTTTGATATCCTAAGCGAAGAGATTCTTTTGCAATTTCATAACCTGTTTTACCAGATGATGGATTTGTTACAAAACGTACAGGATCAATTGGAGCAACAGTTGCTCCCGCTGTAATAACAACTCGTTTTGATGATTCATTTATTGATGGGTTGATAGCATCAAAATTGGCCAGGACCTCTTCAACTGCTGGAATTTTTCCCGCACCGACATCACCACATGCGAGTTCACCAGAAGCTGGTGGGTAGATAAAGATATTACTTTGCTTATTCAGCCTCTCAAGTAGGTCAATATTTTCTTGAGTGATTGGATTCGTCCACATTGACGTATTCATGGCAGGATAAATAATCGTTTGAAACTTATCCCATCCTGCTAAAAAGATTGATGTTAGTAGATCATCGGCCTTACCCATGGCAAGATTGGCAGTTGTATTAGCACTGGCCGGATAGATATGAAGTGAGTCTGCCCACTTTGCTAGCTCAATATGAAGAACAGATTTTGTTTCGACACTTCCACTAAAGTCAGATTGCGCGCTATAGACTTGGGCGGCACCAAGGTAAGTATAGAGGTCAGCATGAACAAATTTCGTTGCTCCACTTGTTAAAATAACCTTTACCTCGTGACCTTTCTTTACCAGCCCTCTTACAAACTCAATTGATTTATAAGCGGAAACTGAGCCACATACACCTACTAATATTTTCATATATTTAACTTTCTGGTTGTTAATACTATGTGTCTATCTTATATATGTTTTTAAGGATTTAGGCCATTGAATTTGAAATATCTGAAGGTATTCGGAAGGCCTGTGTAATAAGTAACAAAGGTAAGTTTATGAAATTTGGTAAGTTCTCAATCATCTCACAACGTGACGTACAAGCACTGGGAGATACACTAGAACTAATCTACATAAATTACGATCATATCGTGTCAATGAAGCCAATTAATATCGTTATTGAAGGTGATGTTAAGGAAGGTTATTGGCTACGACTTTCTAATGGCAAGAAGTATCGCGCTATCGAAATTCCAGCAAATTTTAAAAAGAACTTTGTAGGTTAAAGTAGACTAAAGAGAGCATGATGAATTAGTTCGCTCTGGATTTCACCACAATCTTTTAATTTATGAGAATCACCACCAGTTAAAATGACTCTGTGTTGATTATATTTTTTCACTTGGGAAATAATCATCTCAAGATAGGCCATGTAGGCATGTGAGATGGCCTGTTCTGTATTAGTCATATCATTTATATCGATTTCACTTAGTAGGGGAAGATTCGCTGAAAATTCTGGGTATGATTTTAAGTAATTTGCCAGTCCTAAAAAGATCGGGCCACCAAGATGTTTTCCATGATCAATTTCATCGAATGTGATGAAGCTTCCTGTATCGACGAGTAGAAGTTTTTCGTTCGGAAAATTCTTTTGTAGGTAATGGGAAATTACCTTGCGATCAATACCTAGCTTATTTGGATCGTAAGTCGTTTTAAAATCCCTAATAAGATCATTCGCATTCTCTGCTCTTTCAGGCAGTAAGTCTGTTATTTCTTTTGAGACATTAGAATAGATAATTGGAGCACTCTCTTCAAATTTAAAACTAAAATCTGAGATATTTAATTTTTTAACATCTCTTAGAATGCTATCTTTAAAAACACCTATTTTTAAGAAAGTGTTTCCACTATCAATGGTGTAGGTCTGCATCGTCTGAATTATCCGCTTTTTTACTTTTAAGAATATATTCACTAATGAGTTTTAGTTTTTGTTCGTAGAAGTTAGCAATTGGCTTACAAAAATTTGGATACTTTCCAGGTCCCATCTTCAAGAGATCATTAATCACAAGAACTTGCCCATCTGTATTCTTTCCGGCTCCAATTCCAATTGTTGGAATTGAAAGCTCTCTTGTAATAATTGTCGCAATCTCATCAGTGACACATTCAAGAACAATTGAAAAACAACCAGCTTCTTCTAAAAGTTTTGCTTCGGCAAGTAGTCTTGCTTTATCCGAATCATCCTTACCGTGAGTATAGTAACCACCTTGCTCATGAACGCTTTGAGGCGTTAGACCAATATGGCCCATAACAGGAATCCCTGATTGAGTAAGTCTTTTGATGATATCTAATTGGTGAGGGTAGGCACCTTCAAGCTTAAGTGCTTCAGCTTGAGTTTCTTGAAATAACTTTGTGGCATTTTCAAGGGCCTTATCAAAAGTTGTATATGAACCAAAAGGCATATCAACAATAACAAATTTATTTGGAGCACCTCTTCTTACTGCTGCACCAAAAATGGACATTTCTGTTAGGCTAACTTGAACAGTCGTATCATAACCAAGAACAACATTACCAAGGCTGTCGCCCACAAGAATCATATCAAGCTCAGTTTCATTTAACATTTGAGCTGTTTGATAATCGTAACAAGTAAGAACTTGTAGTGACTTTCCTGTTGCAGAAAGTTTTGATTTTCTAATTTTGCGAGTTGTTAGCTTCTTCATTCCCATGAACCAATTTCTTTCCAAAGCTATTATAAACCTTGGTGATTTCTAAGTTATTCCACTCACTTATAACCTGAGAGAGCTGCTTTTGGAAATCAGTATGAAGAATTTCACGGGCAAAAGAGCCATTTTCGATATTTTCATAGATTTTATTGAGCTTGTTCTGATACTCATCATCAAAAATCAGTGACTTGGCCATTTCTCCACCCATAAAGGCATTTGGAGAGATGAGCTTCATAAACTCGGTTGGGCCAAATTTTATCATGGCGTCAGCTATGAGTTTAACCTCATGCCAACATTCGATATAAGCAATCTCTGGAGTGTGACCTTTTGCAATCAGGGTTTCAAATGACAGCCTTGCAGCTTGGGGAATGACTGAGCATAGGATTGATTGCTCAGAAAAGAGATCACAAATAGTTTCTTCTTCGAAGCTTGCGACAATTGGGCCAACACTAATGCCTAAATCTTTTGATAGCTTTAGAAGTTTCTCATCTTCACAATTAACAACAGCAGTTAAGGGCGCATTTGTTTCGTAACCAAAGCGTAGTTCACTTGCAATAGCTTTTGGCGCCAAGAGAAAGTGCCCATGTGAAGGAAGCTTTGATCGTAGGTCTTGGTACATAACACTATAGCCATGACCGTAAACTAATCTTTGCTTAAAATTCGTATCAGAGAATTGAAGAGAAGTTAAGATTTCTTCATGTGTATCATCTGGTGTTAGGATGATGATAAATTCATAATTAGCAATTTTCGAATTATTGATATCAATTGTTGGAAACCCCATCTTATTTGCAAGGGCGATTGAGCTGCTAC includes:
- the lpxK gene encoding tetraacyldisaccharide 4'-kinase, with amino-acid sequence MNNINIKLINFFSVALTPVSFLWEWIYRLRRFAFKMGILKSSSFEVPIISIGNLSLGGTGKTPFTLWIGNYLNDILNKKTMVLTRGYKGELENSSGIIKTGKKISENPFVFGDEALVLSRNLKNASVVVGADRSDNLRRYYEEEKADVVLLDDGFQHLKINRNLNIVLFDSLLPMSKYHCPPRGYLREGVSALREADIVLFGRADLVTEDKLERLESYILKNCKPNTPSGFFKYAPSAIKNLLHEEDYALTDLKGKSVICVSGLASPEAFLKLVKQLDANIVDDFNFPDHHLYKVSELEGLVELAQEKDAIILTTEKDIVKMKRCSSSERIHYLQIGIEFIKGEQFVKDKINSVVRG
- a CDS encoding DUF3108 domain-containing protein, which encodes MRNIFSLSLLALLLFGCAGALMKSDSDDMDLVEIFSDEESKTLEKFKTTEVEEPAPTPTPFSSSIEEKEIEKVAKKKEKVVKAKSVVKAAPKVKTNPQEKEDYPKAFLKFDKESKKYWDSYKPIFFVGEEFKYEITWSIFKAGIATITTQPMALIGEKEVLHVNALLESAEYFEGIYKLKDTLDVYVDADHGKFSSLKYEMKQRESGQVVDDLQLFDHDELKTYFFYNRLKKGKTKKIKKVDSLPRYFTDSFSALYFIRGIPMKIGTSFDFPIITRGKAWLLKATVDEIEDITIMGKAYQAYKITAQTQFPGVLKKSGDINFWISTDETRTVLKFSAKVKIGTVKGELISHKAGKDTGK
- a CDS encoding 30S ribosomal protein S1; the protein is MTDLNNLKQSWMQGYEVVLGEDIETRDETEFSKLLDSTETPTFTEGEVFKGKIVNISPDYVLVDIGYKQEGLVPKREFTNYDGSLKVALGDEIEVYLDKLESHLGNLVLSMDKAQILKAWDKISEACEDGTPVTGTVVAKVKGGLSVDIGVKAFLPGSQIDVRPTRNLDKFIGKKMEFKVIKFNKKRGNIVLSRRAILAEERGKLRGEVLSQIEEGMVVKGIVKNITDYGAFIDLGGIDGLLHITDMSWGRVKHPSNILTLGDEIEVKILKFDKEKERVSLGLKQVQENPWEAAQDKYVAGTKVKGEIVSVKDYGIFIELDDGIEGLIHVSEMSWTNSIKNPTKHFTVGEIVEAQVLEVDVENKRISLGIKQLQENPWDALEAKFPVGSKVTGKVKSIVEFGIFVDLGEEVDALIHVSDFSWTKKNINLNDDYKVGDEIEAAVVSVDKENQKFCLGVKQLKEDPWKKIETRLPVGTIVEAQIVRVTDFGAFVELETGIEGLVHISELSEDRVEKPEDVVKKGDVVKAMVISLDKDAKKIALSMKSALNSDTQGMQQEVVKSATLGDVLKGFNLGNDE
- a CDS encoding prepilin-type N-terminal cleavage/methylation domain-containing protein, with product MHKITKNNSGFTLLEIVMAAGLLAIIALGFARFMKTQMKSTKTAINQTELNNYANAIKAYMAKPGICKRSLGKLGVIENDLILEEIVRADGKAKYTIGDKVNGTNFVLSSMYISNFYVNKVEGQDFHRAELKLNLELNRMNNNAYGGKTIIKRFEVDLFVNDSNRVEDCGVLGGIYLPKIPFMNTSSSSSTAETSSGSDSNPSESESSQESVNNDLSKKTDYDKVFEESINEAAQKTGQSLSQEDISKAVKNNPELQKAMESLKSLQENTKKMEALLNEEL
- a CDS encoding peptidylprolyl isomerase — encoded protein: MSKIRCAHILVDQEYEAKDLLKKLEDGKTFEELAKDFSNCPSGQQGGDLGEFGKGMMVAPFEKAAFALEVGELSPIVRTQFGYHLIKRIS
- the hflX gene encoding GTPase HflX; protein product: MLDNEFFISREAKASLVSLVCPKFKEHATEKDTLRSLGELRELMRTLDIETGEQYIQNKKTVDPGTILGTGKLEEIAMDAKAEGSTLLVFDCELTSSQIRNIKKLTGMSVVDRCHIILEIFSEHARTKEARIQIEISRLQYILPRLAGFWSHLGRQKGGIGVRGGEGEQQIELDRRIIRERIEFYKKELKEVEKSRIEQKKKRSKKAITTALVGYTNAGKSSLMNRLCRVNVLEEDKLFATLDSTFRMLNPDTKPPMILIDTVGFLSNLPNTLIDGFKTTLESALEADLLIIACDISDPNYEKHLEVTNNVLSELGLADKERFIVFNKKDKLNDKITETIIKRKHPNSFVISSFNTDEIDNLREYIVNFFLEKQNNYDLFIPYDAGAAHSIVVSKTNVIKTSNHEKGIYYQVRVPDFIYNPLGLQKFELGPHDPLLDELDEV